A genomic stretch from Schaalia odontolytica includes:
- a CDS encoding response regulator transcription factor, protein MTTILIVEDEQRIAAFVAKGLRSAGFVPEIYSTGSEAVEAALQGRGALMLLDVGLPDIDGFEVLEQIRGQGVAMPVIMLTARSSVADRVAGLEGGADDYVPKPFSFEELLARVRLRLREETVTAGSMALERGELILDLKTRRARVGQEWVDLSAREFTLLETFMRNAGQVLSREQLLSAVWGIDFDGASNVVDVYLSYLRQKIGKDHFETVRGMGYRLV, encoded by the coding sequence ATGACAACCATTTTGATCGTTGAGGACGAACAGCGAATCGCCGCGTTCGTCGCCAAAGGATTGCGCTCGGCTGGATTCGTCCCGGAGATATACTCGACGGGATCGGAGGCTGTCGAGGCCGCCCTGCAAGGACGCGGCGCCCTCATGCTCCTCGATGTGGGCCTGCCCGACATCGATGGCTTCGAGGTACTCGAACAGATCCGAGGCCAGGGCGTGGCGATGCCCGTGATCATGCTGACGGCGCGAAGCTCGGTCGCAGATCGGGTTGCGGGCCTCGAGGGAGGGGCCGACGACTACGTGCCCAAGCCCTTCTCCTTCGAAGAACTCCTGGCTCGCGTACGCCTGCGTCTGCGGGAGGAAACGGTCACGGCGGGCTCAATGGCGCTCGAGCGCGGAGAGCTCATCCTCGACCTGAAGACGCGTCGAGCGCGCGTGGGGCAGGAATGGGTGGACCTGTCGGCGCGCGAGTTCACCCTGCTGGAAACCTTCATGCGCAATGCGGGTCAGGTGCTCAGCCGCGAGCAGCTGCTCTCGGCCGTGTGGGGAATCGACTTCGACGGTGCCTCCAACGTGGTCGACGTGTACCTGTCGTATCTGCGCCAGAAAATCGGCAAGGACCACTTCGAGACCGTGCGCGGCATGGGGTACCGGCTCGTGTAA
- a CDS encoding deoxyguanosinetriphosphate triphosphohydrolase yields MNELSLAIPGVDGDVRPSYASADSDRWVPEDHKSSERTEFERDRARILHSSALRRLGEKTQVLGPISDDFVRTRLTHSLEVAQVGRELGKELGADPDVVDAACLSHDLGHPPFGHNGERALDAAAASIGGFEGNAQTLRVVTRLEPKVIGAGCVPAGLNLTRATLDAICKYPWVKAGGPDLAKSQRKYSVYPDDAPVFAWMRQGAPAGRRCLEAQIMDLSDDIAYSVHDVEDAVATRKLDPADLFNDAHCSAVVASTLDWYGASVARSDLEEALERIVSMPVWLRSFDGSYASLAHLKDATSELIGRFCSATVAATRETFGDEPLGRYRADLVVPREVRAEIQILKGMAVHYVMSPRETEPVYYQQRTLLADLVDALYEAGADALEPVFAAQWRAASDDGVRLRAVIDQVAALTDVSASTWHARWCGMLSSQL; encoded by the coding sequence GTGAACGAGTTATCTCTGGCAATCCCCGGTGTTGACGGCGATGTGCGCCCTTCCTACGCGTCCGCCGATTCCGATCGCTGGGTGCCCGAGGACCACAAGTCCTCCGAGCGCACCGAGTTTGAGCGCGACCGTGCGCGCATCCTTCATTCGTCCGCACTGCGTCGTCTCGGCGAGAAGACGCAGGTGCTGGGCCCGATCTCGGACGATTTCGTGCGCACTCGCCTCACCCACTCCCTCGAGGTCGCACAGGTGGGCCGCGAGCTCGGCAAGGAACTGGGAGCAGACCCGGACGTCGTGGATGCTGCGTGTCTGTCCCATGACCTCGGCCATCCGCCTTTCGGGCACAACGGCGAGCGCGCCCTGGACGCCGCGGCTGCCTCTATCGGCGGCTTCGAGGGCAACGCGCAGACCCTGCGCGTCGTCACCCGCCTTGAGCCGAAGGTGATCGGCGCGGGTTGCGTGCCTGCGGGCCTGAACCTCACGCGCGCGACCCTGGACGCGATCTGCAAGTATCCGTGGGTCAAGGCCGGCGGCCCGGACCTGGCTAAGTCGCAGCGCAAGTACTCCGTGTATCCCGACGACGCGCCCGTGTTCGCGTGGATGCGTCAGGGGGCCCCGGCCGGCAGGCGCTGCCTGGAAGCCCAGATCATGGACCTGTCCGACGACATCGCCTACTCGGTGCACGACGTGGAAGACGCGGTCGCGACCCGCAAGCTGGACCCCGCCGACCTCTTCAATGACGCGCACTGCTCGGCGGTCGTGGCCTCGACCCTGGACTGGTACGGGGCGTCGGTGGCTCGCTCGGACCTGGAGGAGGCCTTGGAGCGCATCGTGTCGATGCCCGTGTGGTTGCGTTCCTTCGACGGCTCCTACGCCTCGCTCGCGCACCTCAAGGACGCGACGAGTGAGCTGATCGGCCGTTTCTGTTCGGCGACGGTGGCGGCCACGCGCGAGACCTTCGGGGATGAGCCGCTGGGCCGATACCGCGCGGACCTGGTTGTTCCGCGCGAGGTGCGCGCCGAGATCCAGATCCTCAAGGGCATGGCGGTCCACTACGTGATGAGCCCGCGCGAGACCGAGCCGGTCTACTACCAGCAGCGCACGCTCCTGGCCGACCTCGTCGATGCCCTGTACGAGGCCGGGGCCGACGCCCTTGAACCGGTGTTCGCCGCGCAGTGGCGGGCCGCCTCCGACGACGGCGTGCGCCTGCGCGCAGTCATCGACCAGGTAGCTGCTCTCACCGACGTGTCGGCCTCCACCTGGCATGCCCGCTGGTGCGGCATGCTCTCCTCTCAGCTCTAG